Proteins encoded in a region of the Candidatus Methanoperedens sp. genome:
- a CDS encoding non-histone chromosomal MC1 family protein, whose translation MMETRSFVLRAKNGKETGVFSGSQPRQAALKAANRSKGTKSNPAEIRLRERGTKKVHIFKGWKVLVSAPKNKPSWMPAKINKPNVKKAGVEKLKKI comes from the coding sequence ATAATGGAAACAAGAAGTTTTGTTTTAAGAGCAAAGAACGGTAAAGAGACTGGAGTATTTTCAGGAAGTCAGCCACGACAAGCAGCATTGAAAGCAGCCAACCGCAGCAAAGGAACAAAATCAAATCCTGCCGAAATAAGGCTGAGGGAAAGAGGAACGAAGAAAGTCCATATATTTAAAGGATGGAAAGTGCTTGTTTCTGCACCTAAAAATAAACCATCCTGGATGCCTGCAAAGATCAATAAACCCAATGTGAAGAAAGCAGGCGTTGAAAAACTAAAGAAAATTTAG